In the Terriglobales bacterium genome, one interval contains:
- a CDS encoding tetratricopeptide repeat protein gives MKGFQRIAVVMALLCSAVAGAQELAGGQTVVVLPFENSSKAPGLEWIGESFPEIVGSRLAAGGTLYVVSRDVRRYAFDRLGIPSGARPSLATLIKLGESMDADYLVVGRYTYDGQTFSASAQLLDLRKLRLTPEMRAAGPLPQLLDLELALTWDLLRKMNPNQIMSRNEFVAAGPTVRLDALEKYIRGVMASDRAERLQLLKDAVRINAGYTPAILQLAKTYYAGRDYAQAATWFARVPQKEPAAREAQFYLGMSSYYTGDYGRAQAAFEFVATRLPLTEVYNNLGVVAGRRGSKAAVEYFQRAVRTDPSDPDYHFNLAVALYKAGDAAGAAKQLREMLALRSDAEAKAFLEQANAGPPPTVKGQAPVKVPLERVKPNYDESSFRQLAMEIESFNEQRMAEAEPKVHAAFHVQHGREMLAQELLVVAERDFREALVLDPTNAGAHAGLARFLELTSDPKAARSEAQAALKLGPNADAFLVLARLDLDENKPEAASASVEQALKLEPANAAAQTLKSAIAAKLAEKGQPLRNP, from the coding sequence TTGAAGGGATTCCAGCGAATCGCGGTGGTGATGGCGCTGCTGTGCTCCGCCGTGGCGGGGGCGCAGGAGCTGGCCGGCGGCCAGACGGTCGTGGTCCTGCCGTTCGAGAACTCGTCGAAGGCGCCGGGGCTGGAGTGGATCGGGGAGTCGTTCCCGGAGATCGTGGGGTCGCGGCTCGCCGCCGGAGGGACGCTGTACGTGGTCTCGCGCGACGTGCGGCGGTACGCCTTCGACCGGTTGGGGATCCCGAGCGGGGCGCGGCCGTCGTTGGCGACGCTCATCAAGCTGGGCGAGTCGATGGACGCGGACTACCTGGTGGTGGGGCGGTACACCTACGACGGGCAGACGTTCAGCGCGAGCGCGCAACTGCTCGACCTGCGCAAGCTGCGGCTCACTCCGGAGATGCGCGCGGCCGGGCCGCTGCCGCAGCTGCTCGACCTGGAGCTGGCGCTCACCTGGGACCTGCTGCGGAAGATGAACCCGAACCAGATCATGTCGCGCAACGAGTTCGTGGCGGCGGGTCCGACAGTGCGGCTGGACGCGCTGGAGAAGTACATCCGCGGAGTGATGGCGAGCGACCGGGCGGAGCGGCTGCAGCTGCTGAAAGATGCGGTGCGCATCAACGCCGGCTACACGCCGGCGATCCTGCAACTGGCCAAGACGTATTACGCGGGGCGGGACTATGCGCAAGCGGCGACGTGGTTCGCGCGCGTCCCGCAGAAGGAGCCGGCGGCGCGCGAGGCGCAGTTCTACCTGGGGATGTCGTCGTACTACACGGGCGACTACGGGCGGGCGCAGGCGGCGTTCGAGTTCGTGGCGACGCGGCTGCCGCTGACGGAGGTCTACAACAACCTGGGAGTCGTGGCGGGGCGACGGGGCTCGAAGGCCGCGGTCGAGTACTTCCAGCGCGCGGTGCGGACCGACCCCAGCGATCCGGACTATCACTTCAACCTGGCGGTGGCGCTCTACAAGGCGGGCGACGCCGCGGGCGCGGCCAAGCAGCTGCGCGAGATGCTGGCGCTGCGCTCGGACGCGGAAGCGAAGGCGTTCCTGGAGCAGGCGAATGCCGGGCCGCCGCCGACGGTGAAGGGTCAGGCGCCGGTCAAGGTGCCGCTGGAGCGCGTCAAGCCGAACTACGACGAGAGCTCGTTCCGGCAGCTGGCGATGGAGATCGAGAGCTTTAACGAGCAGCGCATGGCGGAGGCGGAGCCGAAGGTGCATGCCGCGTTCCACGTGCAGCACGGCAGAGAGATGCTGGCGCAGGAACTGCTGGTGGTGGCAGAACGCGACTTCCGCGAGGCGCTGGTGCTCGATCCGACGAATGCGGGAGCGCACGCGGGGCTGGCGCGCTTCCTGGAGCTGACGAGCGACCCGAAGGCGGCGCGCAGCGAAGCGCAGGCTGCGCTGAAGCTAGGGCCCAACGCCGACGCATTTCTAGTACTGGCGCGACTCGATCTGGACGAGAATAAGCCGGAGGCCGCGAGCGCCAGCGTAGAGCAGGCCCTGAAGCTCGAGCCGGCGAACGCGGCGGCCCAGACGCTGAAAAGCGCGATTGCAGCCAAGCTTGCGGAGAAGGGGCAGCCGCTGCGCAACCCATGA
- a CDS encoding DUF1264 domain-containing protein codes for MRLKLLGLALAALLVVYGVSAQPFQPQGETSMAATSRPTDGYTVHVLAPHVVKGKVMGPFHHYCKIISPEPIIQCQIYNSTDANAPLTQIEYIVAKSITRKGDVLTLKQWNRDWHDHKQEIATKRVQVLDVTPEEGAKIAETVSHTDGLIFDLWPHGSRIPTGASSIAQSVGHVNLKSLKESSE; via the coding sequence ATGCGACTCAAGCTTTTGGGCCTCGCGCTCGCTGCGCTCCTTGTGGTCTACGGCGTCAGCGCGCAGCCTTTCCAGCCACAGGGCGAAACGTCCATGGCCGCCACCAGCCGTCCCACCGACGGCTACACCGTCCACGTCCTCGCTCCCCACGTCGTGAAGGGCAAGGTGATGGGCCCCTTCCATCACTACTGCAAGATCATCTCGCCCGAGCCCATCATCCAGTGCCAGATCTACAACTCCACCGACGCCAACGCGCCCCTCACCCAGATCGAGTACATCGTCGCCAAGAGCATCACCCGCAAGGGCGACGTCCTCACGCTCAAGCAGTGGAACCGCGATTGGCACGACCACAAGCAGGAGATCGCCACCAAGCGCGTCCAGGTCCTCGACGTCACGCCTGAGGAGGGCGCCAAGATCGCCGAGACCGTCTCCCACACCGACGGCCTCATCTTCGACCTCTGGCCGCACGGCTCCAGGATCCCGACCGGCGCGTCCAGCATCGCCCAGTCCGTCGGCCACGTGAACCTGAAGTCGCTGAAGGAAAGTTCCGAGTAG
- a CDS encoding slipin family protein — MGVLLVAGVIFVIWLLSCVNILAEYERGVIFRLGRLLDEPKGPGLIFVFKPVDRIVRVSLRQEALEVPPQDIITHDNVTLKVNAVIFMRVVQPRQAVVEVSNYLYQTSQFAQTTLRSVLGEVELDELLAHRDKLNTRIQSILDQHTAPWGVKVVNVEVKQVDLPESMLRAMAKQAEAEREKRSKIIHAEGEFSAAQRLTDAANVLATNSTALQLRYLQTLTEIGVEKNTTIVFPIPIDIISGLTKVLDKANSKG, encoded by the coding sequence ATGGGAGTCCTACTGGTTGCGGGCGTCATCTTCGTCATCTGGCTTCTTTCCTGCGTCAACATCCTGGCCGAGTACGAGCGCGGCGTGATCTTCCGCCTGGGCCGCTTGCTCGACGAACCGAAGGGGCCGGGGCTCATCTTCGTGTTCAAGCCGGTGGACCGGATCGTGCGCGTGTCGCTGCGGCAAGAGGCGCTGGAAGTGCCGCCGCAGGACATCATCACGCACGACAACGTGACGCTGAAGGTGAATGCCGTCATCTTCATGCGCGTGGTGCAGCCGCGCCAGGCCGTGGTCGAAGTCTCGAACTACCTCTACCAGACGTCGCAGTTCGCGCAGACGACGCTGCGCTCGGTGCTGGGCGAGGTGGAGCTCGACGAGCTGCTGGCGCATCGCGACAAGCTGAATACGCGCATCCAGTCGATCCTGGACCAGCACACCGCGCCCTGGGGCGTGAAGGTGGTGAACGTCGAGGTGAAGCAGGTCGACCTGCCGGAGAGCATGCTGCGCGCGATGGCGAAGCAGGCGGAGGCGGAGCGCGAGAAGCGGTCGAAGATCATCCACGCGGAGGGCGAGTTCTCGGCGGCGCAGCGGCTCACGGACGCGGCGAACGTGCTCGCAACCAACTCGACCGCGCTGCAACTGCGCTACCTGCAGACGCTGACCGAGATCGGCGTAGAGAAGAACACCACCATCGTATTCCCCATCCCCATCGACATCATCTCGGGGCTGACGAAGGTGCTGGACAAAGCGAACAGCAAAGGCTGA
- a CDS encoding nodulation protein NfeD, which translates to MTRLVRSLALLLLIASLPALADIVRVRVDDTIQPISEEYIARGIDEAARVKADALLIELRTPGGLGESMRRIVEKMLASPVPVIVYVTPSGSRAASAGFFILVAADVAAMAPGTNTGAAHPVVMGIKIDEVMSKKLENDAAAFLRSYVSKRGRNVEVAETAVRESKSWTDQEALDQKLIDIVAPTTEELLKRLDGREVTRFDGKKTMLRVAGKRIVDWDMTLRERVLSVILDPNVAFALFIVGMLLVFIEMKAPGTIAPGAVGVALILTSIFAFQLLPLRYAGVGLIVLGVALFILEAKFTSHGLLGAGGTVAMVLGALLLVDAPIPEMRIKLATALAVTLPFAVISVLLATLVFRAHHNKVTTGEQGLIGEVGVARTQLAPAGKVFVHGELWDASSHAPVATGEYVVVRHVDGLRLEVEPVGTAPERTGRS; encoded by the coding sequence ATGACCCGACTCGTCCGTTCCCTGGCACTTCTGCTACTCATCGCTTCCCTGCCCGCGCTGGCGGACATCGTGCGAGTAAGAGTGGACGACACGATCCAGCCTATCTCGGAGGAGTACATCGCGCGCGGGATCGACGAAGCGGCGCGCGTGAAAGCCGACGCGCTGCTGATCGAGTTGCGCACACCGGGAGGGCTGGGTGAATCCATGCGCCGGATCGTGGAGAAGATGCTGGCCTCGCCGGTGCCGGTGATCGTCTACGTGACGCCGAGCGGGTCGCGCGCGGCGTCGGCAGGGTTCTTCATCCTGGTGGCGGCGGACGTGGCGGCGATGGCGCCGGGAACGAACACGGGCGCGGCGCACCCGGTGGTGATGGGCATCAAGATCGACGAAGTGATGTCGAAGAAGCTGGAGAACGACGCGGCGGCATTCCTGCGGAGCTACGTCTCGAAGCGCGGCCGGAACGTGGAGGTCGCGGAGACGGCGGTGCGCGAGTCGAAATCGTGGACCGACCAGGAGGCGCTCGACCAGAAACTGATCGACATCGTGGCACCCACGACCGAGGAGTTGCTGAAGCGACTCGACGGGCGCGAGGTCACGCGCTTCGACGGCAAGAAGACCATGCTGCGGGTCGCAGGCAAGCGCATCGTGGATTGGGACATGACGCTGCGGGAGCGGGTCCTGAGCGTGATCCTGGACCCGAACGTGGCGTTCGCGCTGTTCATCGTGGGGATGCTGCTGGTGTTCATCGAGATGAAGGCGCCCGGGACGATCGCGCCGGGCGCGGTGGGGGTGGCGTTGATCCTAACGTCGATCTTCGCGTTCCAACTGCTGCCGCTGCGCTACGCGGGCGTAGGGCTGATCGTGCTCGGTGTCGCGCTGTTCATCCTGGAGGCGAAGTTCACCTCGCACGGGTTGCTGGGCGCGGGCGGCACGGTGGCGATGGTGCTGGGCGCGCTGCTGCTGGTGGACGCGCCCATCCCGGAGATGCGCATCAAGCTCGCGACCGCGCTGGCGGTGACGCTTCCCTTCGCGGTGATCTCGGTGCTGCTGGCGACGCTGGTCTTCCGCGCGCACCACAACAAAGTCACGACCGGGGAGCAGGGGCTGATCGGGGAGGTGGGAGTGGCGCGGACGCAACTGGCGCCCGCGGGCAAGGTGTTCGTGCACGGCGAGCTGTGGGACGCTTCCTCGCACGCTCCGGTCGCGACGGGCGAGTACGTGGTGGTGCGGCACGTGGACGGCCTGCGGCTGGAGGTGGAGCCGGTCGGAACGGCGCCGGAGCGCACCGGACGGAGTTGA
- a CDS encoding SPOR domain-containing protein: MTEWNDEPGSHEEHGHDELEAPRNTTGSMLFYFFAVVILCAISLGVGYMMGKRSAPPSVDAAQVSQPAPVSGAPKPGASRSEEAAPVETTTPETEAAPSPKPAAPKPATTKAAVKTPEMATNPAKGFMVQVAAVTRSEDADTLAGALRKKKYPVFVVPPAGADKFYRVQVGPFAELKDADAMKSKLAGDGYNAIVKK, encoded by the coding sequence ATGACGGAATGGAACGACGAGCCGGGTAGCCACGAAGAGCACGGGCACGACGAACTCGAGGCGCCACGCAACACGACCGGCAGCATGTTGTTCTACTTTTTCGCGGTCGTGATCCTGTGCGCGATCTCGCTGGGCGTGGGATACATGATGGGCAAGAGGTCGGCGCCGCCGAGCGTCGATGCCGCGCAGGTCTCACAACCCGCGCCGGTGAGCGGCGCACCCAAGCCGGGCGCGTCGCGCAGCGAGGAGGCCGCACCCGTCGAGACTACGACGCCGGAGACCGAAGCGGCGCCTTCCCCGAAACCGGCGGCCCCGAAGCCGGCGACGACCAAGGCGGCGGTGAAGACGCCGGAGATGGCCACCAATCCCGCGAAGGGGTTCATGGTGCAGGTGGCAGCGGTCACGCGCTCGGAAGACGCCGACACGCTGGCGGGGGCGCTGCGGAAGAAGAAGTATCCGGTGTTCGTGGTGCCGCCCGCGGGCGCGGACAAGTTCTACCGGGTACAGGTGGGGCCGTTCGCGGAGCTGAAGGACGCGGATGCGATGAAATCGAAACTCGCAGGCGATGGATATAACGCCATCGTCAAGAAATGA
- a CDS encoding 2-oxoacid:acceptor oxidoreductase family protein, translated as MSVSTFDRANVEEKIKAEKPKYTGIRSTVDGSGAVVWVESHISQGACAYPITPSTPMGDGFAAEWSNGKKNVWGETIQFLEPESEHSSASACEGYALAGGRVTNFTSGQGLILMKEVLYVISGKRLPIVFHIGARALTSHSLNVHCGHDDVMGVADVGWGTLWARNAQECADLTLIARRAAEASETPYFVSQDGFLTTHTLETIQLPEPELMKEFVGRPQDKLRKLFDPAAPGVSGCVQNQDSYMKGKIGQRYFYAQVQPDLEQAMEEFGRLTGRRYGLIKPYKMQKAEYAFVGMGSMMETCEAAVDYLRARGHNVGCVSITSFRPFPSRELAEALRDCRAVSVIERADVPLAQSNPLSTEVKAALADAQTGLEGPAQEWIPAVYSGVAGLGGRDLRAGHFVAALENMEQLYPKKNFVLGVKHPDAVEAKTDPDVRPAGAFSLRGHSIGGFGSVTTNKVIASVASELFGLYAQAFPKYGSEKKGLPTNYYLTLAPEQVRLHCELNQVEFVAIQDENAFLSGDPLQGLSEGGIVYWQSPLPPSQIWESLPAKTRRTLAERKQRLFALDAKKIARESSSRADLQVRMQGIVLLGAFLRLAPFAEQAGLDESTLFASLEKTLTKYFGKRGGRVVADNLEAARRGYREVAEVAHGAVPAAEPLNVVNGNGHRELAGNSCVIPPDFCENIIGGYARGREAALEADEFVGRSLIPASTGRERSFRTLAPDIPAFLASACVGCMECVNVCPDTAILGKVVEKTRYDGGIATDGVLSKAFCQTSKYYEIPQRKGEEPGMFGIFVDPDKCKGCGECVTACGKHDALKMVSKAAISLAEYDATMELYRALPDTPKRYLNEKALGDMMLGADSQLFAGGAGSCMGCGEATAIRLMLAATGMVYGADKIGIVAATGCNTVYGSTYPFNPYAVPWTNSLFENAPADAMGIRLRWDQEGHTDRKLWVLGGDGAMYDIGFQSLSRMVTSGMDIKVLVLDTQVYSNTGGQTSTATFTSQDSKMAAVGTALPGKREHRKELGRILLMHPNVFVAQTTAAHLNHFYKTIMAANEYPGPAVVIVYSTCQPEHGVPDDASITQAKLAVESRAFPLLVFDPRKGERLRDCLSLQGNPAMKEDWYVDPRTTEPVDFITFAKSEGRFARHFSADGVPDEHLKAARLDRLENWRRLQELAGLR; from the coding sequence GTGAGCGTCTCAACGTTTGATCGGGCAAACGTAGAAGAAAAGATCAAGGCGGAGAAGCCGAAGTACACGGGCATCCGCAGCACCGTCGACGGATCGGGCGCGGTGGTGTGGGTGGAATCGCACATTTCGCAGGGGGCGTGCGCGTATCCCATCACGCCTTCGACGCCGATGGGCGACGGGTTCGCCGCGGAGTGGTCGAACGGCAAGAAGAACGTGTGGGGCGAGACGATCCAGTTCCTGGAGCCGGAATCGGAGCACAGCTCGGCCTCGGCGTGCGAAGGCTACGCGCTGGCGGGCGGGCGAGTGACGAACTTCACCTCGGGCCAGGGCCTCATCCTGATGAAGGAAGTGCTGTACGTGATCAGCGGCAAGCGGCTGCCGATCGTGTTCCACATCGGAGCGCGGGCGCTGACCTCGCACTCGCTGAACGTGCACTGCGGCCACGACGACGTGATGGGCGTGGCGGACGTAGGGTGGGGGACGCTGTGGGCGCGCAACGCGCAGGAGTGCGCGGACCTGACGCTGATCGCGCGGCGCGCGGCGGAGGCGAGCGAGACGCCGTACTTCGTCTCGCAAGACGGCTTCCTGACGACGCACACGCTGGAGACGATCCAGCTGCCGGAGCCGGAGCTGATGAAGGAGTTCGTGGGACGCCCGCAGGACAAGCTGCGGAAGCTGTTCGATCCGGCGGCGCCGGGAGTAAGCGGCTGCGTGCAGAACCAGGACAGCTACATGAAGGGCAAGATCGGCCAGCGCTATTTCTACGCGCAGGTGCAGCCGGACCTGGAGCAGGCGATGGAGGAATTCGGCCGCCTGACGGGCCGGCGTTACGGGCTGATCAAGCCGTACAAGATGCAGAAGGCGGAATACGCGTTCGTGGGCATGGGCTCGATGATGGAGACGTGCGAAGCCGCGGTGGACTACCTGCGGGCGCGCGGACACAACGTGGGGTGCGTGAGCATCACCAGCTTCCGCCCCTTCCCTTCTCGCGAGCTGGCGGAGGCGCTGCGCGACTGCCGCGCGGTCTCGGTGATCGAGCGCGCGGACGTTCCGCTGGCGCAGTCGAACCCGCTGTCGACGGAAGTCAAGGCAGCGCTGGCGGACGCGCAGACGGGACTCGAGGGTCCGGCGCAGGAGTGGATCCCGGCGGTGTACTCGGGCGTGGCGGGACTGGGGGGGCGCGACCTGCGCGCCGGCCACTTCGTGGCTGCCCTGGAGAACATGGAGCAGCTCTATCCGAAGAAGAACTTCGTGCTGGGCGTGAAGCATCCGGACGCGGTCGAGGCGAAGACGGATCCGGACGTGCGGCCGGCGGGGGCGTTCTCGCTGCGCGGGCACTCGATCGGCGGATTCGGCTCGGTCACGACGAACAAGGTGATCGCGTCAGTGGCATCGGAGCTGTTCGGGCTGTACGCGCAGGCCTTCCCGAAATATGGCTCGGAGAAGAAGGGCCTGCCGACCAACTACTACCTGACGCTGGCGCCGGAGCAGGTGCGGCTGCACTGCGAGCTGAACCAAGTGGAGTTTGTGGCCATCCAGGATGAGAACGCCTTTCTGTCCGGCGATCCCCTGCAGGGCCTGTCCGAGGGCGGGATCGTCTACTGGCAATCGCCGCTCCCGCCCTCACAAATCTGGGAGAGCCTGCCGGCGAAGACGCGGCGCACGCTGGCGGAGCGGAAGCAGCGGCTGTTCGCGCTGGACGCGAAGAAGATCGCGCGGGAGAGCTCGAGCCGCGCCGACCTGCAGGTGAGGATGCAAGGCATCGTGCTGCTGGGGGCGTTCCTGCGGCTGGCGCCGTTCGCGGAACAGGCGGGGCTGGACGAGAGCACGCTGTTCGCCTCGCTGGAAAAGACGCTGACCAAGTACTTCGGCAAGCGCGGCGGACGCGTGGTGGCCGACAACCTGGAAGCCGCCCGCCGTGGGTATCGCGAAGTCGCGGAAGTGGCGCACGGGGCCGTGCCCGCGGCGGAACCCTTGAACGTGGTCAACGGCAACGGCCACCGGGAGCTGGCCGGCAATTCGTGCGTCATCCCGCCGGACTTCTGCGAGAACATCATCGGGGGATACGCGCGCGGCCGCGAGGCAGCGCTGGAAGCCGACGAATTCGTGGGACGCAGCCTGATCCCGGCCTCGACCGGGCGGGAGCGCAGCTTCCGCACCCTGGCGCCGGACATTCCCGCGTTCCTGGCGAGCGCGTGCGTGGGCTGCATGGAGTGCGTGAACGTCTGCCCGGATACGGCGATCCTCGGCAAGGTGGTGGAGAAGACGCGTTACGACGGCGGCATCGCGACCGACGGCGTGCTCTCGAAAGCCTTCTGCCAGACGAGCAAGTACTACGAGATCCCGCAGCGCAAGGGCGAAGAGCCGGGGATGTTCGGCATCTTCGTGGACCCGGACAAGTGCAAGGGCTGCGGCGAGTGCGTGACGGCGTGCGGCAAGCACGACGCGCTGAAGATGGTGAGCAAGGCGGCGATCAGCCTGGCGGAGTACGACGCGACGATGGAGCTGTACCGCGCGCTGCCGGACACGCCGAAGCGCTACCTGAACGAGAAGGCGCTGGGCGACATGATGCTGGGAGCGGACTCGCAGCTGTTCGCGGGCGGCGCCGGGTCGTGCATGGGATGCGGCGAAGCGACGGCGATCCGGCTGATGCTGGCGGCGACCGGCATGGTGTACGGGGCGGACAAGATCGGCATCGTGGCGGCGACGGGGTGCAACACGGTCTACGGCTCGACGTATCCGTTCAACCCGTACGCGGTGCCGTGGACGAATTCCCTGTTCGAGAACGCGCCAGCGGATGCGATGGGCATCCGGCTGCGCTGGGACCAGGAAGGCCACACCGACCGCAAGCTGTGGGTGCTGGGCGGGGACGGCGCGATGTACGACATCGGGTTCCAGTCGCTGTCGCGCATGGTGACTTCTGGCATGGACATCAAGGTCCTGGTGCTGGACACGCAGGTGTACTCGAACACCGGCGGCCAGACCTCGACGGCGACTTTCACTTCACAAGATTCCAAGATGGCTGCGGTGGGAACTGCGCTGCCAGGCAAGCGAGAGCATCGGAAAGAGCTGGGGAGAATCCTGCTGATGCATCCGAATGTCTTCGTAGCGCAGACCACCGCGGCCCACCTCAACCATTTCTACAAGACGATCATGGCGGCCAACGAGTACCCGGGCCCGGCCGTGGTGATCGTGTACTCGACTTGCCAGCCTGAGCACGGCGTGCCCGACGATGCGTCGATCACTCAGGCGAAGCTGGCGGTCGAGTCGCGCGCATTCCCGCTGCTCGTGTTCGATCCGAGAAAGGGTGAACGGCTGCGCGATTGCCTCAGCCTGCAAGGCAATCCCGCGATGAAGGAGGACTGGTACGTGGATCCCCGAACCACGGAGCCGGTCGACTTCATCACCTTCGCAAAGAGCGAAGGCCGGTTCGCCCGCCACTTCTCGGCGGACGGCGTCCCCGACGAGCACCTGAAGGCAGCGCGACTCGACCGCTTGGAGAACTGGCGACGCTTGCAAGAGCTCGCCGGTCTGCGGTAA
- the arsM gene encoding arsenite methyltransferase codes for MSRVAEKDVRAAVQEKYGAIARGERGGCCGDVAKNTPAIGYTAEDLAIAGEANLGLGCGNPLALAEIRPGMTVVDLGSGAGFDAFLAWRRVGPTGRVIGVDMTDDMLALARENAARLGATNVEFRKGSIEKLPVEDGSVDLVISNCVVNLSPDKPAVFRELARVLKAGGQFALSDIVLLKPLPKEVAADLEAYVGCVAGASLLSDYLAMALAAGLGELSVPQITPGKQLTEALAPSASNALKDLRQGCGCETFDAAVAGIVSAKIHGRKAAPSGTAACCA; via the coding sequence ATGAGCAGGGTTGCGGAAAAGGATGTGCGAGCGGCAGTGCAGGAGAAGTACGGGGCGATCGCGCGGGGAGAGCGCGGCGGTTGCTGTGGCGACGTAGCGAAGAACACACCGGCGATCGGCTATACGGCCGAGGACCTGGCCATCGCGGGCGAGGCGAACCTTGGCCTGGGGTGCGGCAATCCGCTGGCGCTGGCGGAGATCCGGCCCGGCATGACGGTGGTCGACCTGGGCAGCGGCGCGGGCTTCGACGCGTTCCTGGCGTGGCGGCGCGTGGGGCCTACGGGGCGGGTGATCGGCGTGGACATGACGGACGACATGCTGGCGCTGGCGCGGGAGAACGCCGCGCGCCTGGGCGCGACGAATGTCGAGTTTCGAAAGGGGTCGATCGAGAAGCTGCCGGTCGAGGACGGCAGCGTGGACCTGGTGATCAGCAACTGCGTGGTGAACCTGAGCCCCGACAAGCCGGCGGTGTTCCGCGAACTGGCGCGCGTCCTGAAGGCGGGCGGGCAGTTTGCGCTGAGCGACATCGTGCTGCTGAAGCCGCTGCCGAAGGAGGTCGCGGCGGACCTGGAAGCGTACGTGGGCTGCGTGGCGGGGGCGAGCCTGCTCTCGGATTACCTGGCGATGGCGCTGGCGGCGGGGTTGGGAGAGCTGTCGGTCCCGCAGATCACGCCGGGCAAACAGCTGACCGAGGCGCTGGCGCCGAGCGCGTCGAACGCGTTGAAAGACCTGCGCCAGGGATGCGGCTGCGAAACGTTCGACGCGGCGGTGGCGGGAATCGTCTCGGCGAAGATCCACGGGCGGAAGGCGGCGCCGAGCGGCACCGCTGCCTGCTGCGCGTAA
- a CDS encoding metalloregulator ArsR/SmtB family transcription factor, which translates to MATATKVTEERLSELLHAISDPARRRILKALKQKGCCSIGRPSGMCACDIEQKVGLSQPTISHHMGILRKAGLVSSEKVGPWMWYQRNEKALQELAEALEEGL; encoded by the coding sequence ATGGCGACTGCGACCAAAGTCACGGAAGAGCGGCTCTCGGAGCTGCTGCACGCGATCAGCGACCCGGCGCGCCGGCGGATCCTGAAGGCACTGAAGCAGAAGGGGTGCTGCTCGATCGGGCGGCCGTCGGGGATGTGCGCGTGCGACATCGAGCAGAAGGTGGGGCTGTCGCAGCCGACCATCTCGCACCACATGGGGATCCTGCGCAAGGCGGGGCTGGTGTCGAGCGAGAAGGTCGGGCCGTGGATGTGGTACCAGCGGAATGAAAAGGCGCTGCAAGAGCTGGCGGAGGCGCTGGAAGAGGGCCTGTAG
- a CDS encoding sulfite oxidase-like oxidoreductase, translating into MFEGDERKQLEVRMRQEGRLPPGQSATIKWPVLHYGSVPRFDPAQWDFKVWGQVERPFKMSWEGFNALPRFDVTRDFHCVTRWSRFDNRWTGVAFRELLKIARPRPSATHVLVHAEQDFTANVPLADLDREDVLFATHHDGQPLTPEHGYPLRLVVPHLYAWKSVKWVRGLEFLDHDVPGFWERNGYHMYGDPFQEQRFDTDE; encoded by the coding sequence ATGTTCGAAGGCGACGAACGCAAGCAACTGGAAGTCCGCATGCGCCAGGAGGGCCGCTTGCCTCCCGGCCAGTCTGCCACCATCAAGTGGCCGGTCCTGCACTATGGCTCCGTGCCGCGCTTCGACCCCGCGCAATGGGACTTCAAGGTCTGGGGACAGGTCGAGCGCCCCTTCAAGATGTCCTGGGAGGGCTTCAACGCTCTCCCGCGCTTCGACGTCACCCGCGACTTCCACTGCGTCACCCGCTGGAGCCGCTTCGACAACCGCTGGACCGGCGTCGCCTTCCGCGAGCTCCTGAAGATCGCGCGACCCAGGCCCTCCGCCACCCACGTGCTGGTCCACGCCGAGCAGGACTTCACCGCCAACGTCCCGCTGGCGGACCTGGACAGGGAAGACGTGCTCTTCGCGACGCATCACGACGGCCAGCCCCTCACGCCCGAACACGGCTATCCCCTGCGGCTCGTCGTGCCGCATCTCTATGCATGGAAGTCAGTGAAGTGGGTCCGCGGCCTGGAGTTCCTCGACCATGACGTCCCCGGGTTCTGGGAGCGCAACGGCTATCACATGTACGGTGACCCGTTCCAGGAGCAGCGCTTCGATACCGACGAGTAG